The Candidatus Limnocylindrales bacterium genome includes the window CTCATCCTGGCAAAATGGCAAAATGGAGGAATCTGAGGTTACTCCGTAGCGATGAAACAGTTCTACAAAGAACTGTCAATAGTACAAAACCCAAATTTTGCAGGGATAGAAGGAGATAGGTTTCGGAACCGACCCTTGAGGTTTTTTCCTCAAGATACTACTTATATTATAATACGAAGGTTATCGTGATGCTCAGCAAGACGAGAATACAAAATGATTTAATTTAAGAGCCTCACCGGCTTAGGAGGAGACTATTTATATGGCAACTCAACTTCTGGAGACATCATCTTCACCCCTTCGACTTACCGAAAAACAAATTGCCTTTTATCATGAAAAGGGTTACCTGATCATCGAAAGGGTCTTAGACGAAGAGAGGTTGATCGCTTTGCGGGAGGTTACAGATCGAATTGTTGAGGGAGCGCGAGGACTGACCCAACATACCGAGGTATATGACCTGGAAGATTCCCACATACCGGATGAGCCACGGGTTCGACGGATTAAAAATCCTTCCAAAGTACACCCTCTCTATTGGGAATTATCCAGGGATAAAACTATCCTCGGTATTGTAGCTCAATTGATCGGCCCTAATATACGGTTTCACAGCGAAAAACTGAATATGAAATCGGCCGGTTATGGGGCACCGGTCGAGTGGCATCAAGATTGGGCTTTCTATCCCCATACCAACGATGATGTGCTGGCGGTAGGTATTTTGTTGGATGATAGTACCCCGGATAATGGACCTCTCATGGTCATTCCGGGATCTCATAGGGGGCCTGTCTACGATCACCATGCAAACGGTCGGTTTTGTGGAGCTATCCATCCTTCCTGTAAGGTAAATTATGAAGATGCTGTGCCTTTGTTATGTAGCGCCGGAGGAATGACGATTCATCACGTTCGCGCCGTTCATGGTTCGGCACCTAATTACTCCCATAAACCGCGTCGATTGCTTCTGTTCGCCTATGCTGCTGTCGATGCCTGGCCTTTAATGGGTATGAGCCAATCTGGAGCCAAAACCTATGAGGAGTTCAATGAACTCATCGTCGCCGGCGAAGCCACCAATCAACCGCGTCTTATTCCAGTACCGGTACGTATGCCATTACCTCCGGCATTGTATGGCGGTTCCATTTACGAAAACCAGAAAGGGAAAATTAGCAGCTACTTCCAAGACTAAGCAATAAGCCTCTGTAAGGGAGAAGCCGGTAAGAATAATTCAAGGGGCCAACCCGGTCGGTGGATCACTCTATTAAGGTCCTTGTACTGTTGGTCCATCTCCCGCGATCGTTGTCCGATGCATGACCCGCCGGTATTTGGAGGTATCCCAGGGTCTGCCC containing:
- a CDS encoding phytanoyl-CoA dioxygenase family protein, which translates into the protein MATQLLETSSSPLRLTEKQIAFYHEKGYLIIERVLDEERLIALREVTDRIVEGARGLTQHTEVYDLEDSHIPDEPRVRRIKNPSKVHPLYWELSRDKTILGIVAQLIGPNIRFHSEKLNMKSAGYGAPVEWHQDWAFYPHTNDDVLAVGILLDDSTPDNGPLMVIPGSHRGPVYDHHANGRFCGAIHPSCKVNYEDAVPLLCSAGGMTIHHVRAVHGSAPNYSHKPRRLLLFAYAAVDAWPLMGMSQSGAKTYEEFNELIVAGEATNQPRLIPVPVRMPLPPALYGGSIYENQKGKISSYFQD